The Dethiosulfovibrio peptidovorans DSM 11002 genome has a window encoding:
- a CDS encoding ferredoxin, translating into MRVSIDSDKCIGCGVCVQICPDAFTLDESKGIARVLRPEGADCVDEARDSCPVSCITVEE; encoded by the coding sequence ATGCGTGTCAGTATCGACAGCGATAAATGCATTGGCTGTGGAGTGTGTGTCCAAATTTGTCCAGATGCCTTCACCCTTGACGAGTCGAAAGGGATAGCGAGGGTCCTTCGCCCTGAAGGGGCGGATTGTGTGGATGAGGCCAGGGATAGTTGTCCCGTATCGTGCATAACGGTGGAGGAATAA
- a CDS encoding phosphoribosyltransferase family protein: MKGQRTGRLIRIVSKLLTCPSRQFSVTSLADDFDVSKTVVSDDVSIIDEALQAEGLGRVRVDRGRSGGAFFVPQVSRARREVFLARLADVLSKEDRILPSGLIYYSDILFNPKFTWELGLILASDFYDIRPDVVMTSEVKGIPLGMSTAQALGVPLAVCRFRNRASDGPAVCVHFATQTGDVRAMYMGTKQICQGSRVLVIDDFMRGGSTASGMCQVVREFKAELVGIGVFLAALEPRKKAIESYSALLRLDMSGEGARVSISG; the protein is encoded by the coding sequence ATGAAAGGACAACGCACCGGGAGGCTTATAAGGATAGTATCTAAACTTTTGACCTGCCCTTCGCGCCAATTCTCGGTCACGTCGTTGGCAGACGATTTCGATGTGTCCAAGACTGTGGTAAGCGACGACGTTTCCATCATAGACGAGGCCCTTCAGGCCGAGGGCTTGGGGCGGGTTCGAGTGGACAGAGGCAGATCCGGAGGGGCTTTTTTCGTGCCTCAGGTGTCTAGAGCTAGAAGAGAGGTTTTTCTGGCTCGACTTGCCGATGTACTTTCCAAGGAGGACAGGATTCTTCCCAGCGGACTGATATACTACAGCGATATACTGTTCAACCCTAAGTTTACCTGGGAGCTGGGGCTGATATTGGCCTCCGATTTCTACGATATTCGTCCGGATGTGGTTATGACGTCGGAGGTAAAGGGTATCCCGCTTGGAATGTCCACCGCCCAGGCACTAGGCGTTCCGTTGGCCGTGTGTCGATTTAGGAACAGGGCAAGCGATGGCCCCGCCGTATGCGTCCATTTCGCCACACAGACCGGAGATGTCCGAGCCATGTATATGGGGACCAAGCAAATATGCCAGGGCAGCAGAGTTTTGGTTATAGATGATTTCATGCGAGGTGGAAGCACCGCTTCCGGGATGTGCCAGGTAGTCAGGGAGTTCAAAGCAGAGCTTGTCGGGATAGGTGTATTTCTCGCCGCTTTGGAGCCTCGAAAAAAGGCCATAGAGAGTTATTCCGCCTTGCTTCGTCTGGATATGTCCGGCGAGGGGGCTAGAGTGTCCATCTCGGGTTGA
- a CDS encoding 4-(cytidine 5'-diphospho)-2-C-methyl-D-erythritol kinase: MEILVPSDGKINLSLRIVGRRENGYHDLVSVFMRMPSLESLSIVPLKKQDVDDVVEVRNIPIDGVNLVKRVIDLLRGGGVSVPSLLVSINKEIPPGTGLGCGSGNGVAVYKWIDSCRKNLPHPDALASVGADLPFFAQDVSLALVEGVGEDVSFLPPLELDCALLIPVWRSATLEAYGALDRYFSGVWPKGPEEARQEALSIVKGLSKGSKIGLLPNDFLKPLMVSHPEYRSIFDGIEKSGALAWGLSGSGSAVFALYRKGSLARGRLGHLYGLECVEKIILVE; the protein is encoded by the coding sequence ATGGAGATCCTTGTTCCCAGCGACGGTAAGATAAACCTATCGTTGAGAATCGTCGGCCGAAGGGAAAACGGCTATCACGATCTGGTATCGGTTTTCATGAGAATGCCGTCGTTGGAGTCCTTGAGTATCGTTCCGTTAAAAAAGCAAGATGTCGATGATGTCGTAGAGGTGAGGAATATACCGATAGACGGCGTCAATTTAGTCAAGAGGGTGATCGATCTTCTCCGTGGAGGAGGAGTTTCGGTCCCCTCTCTCTTGGTGTCCATAAATAAAGAAATTCCTCCCGGAACGGGGCTTGGATGTGGTTCAGGGAACGGTGTGGCCGTATATAAGTGGATCGATTCGTGTCGCAAGAACCTACCTCATCCGGATGCCCTGGCTTCCGTAGGGGCGGATCTGCCTTTTTTCGCCCAGGACGTATCTCTGGCCCTGGTCGAGGGAGTTGGGGAGGACGTGAGTTTTCTCCCCCCTTTGGAGCTCGACTGCGCCCTCTTGATCCCAGTCTGGCGTTCTGCCACTTTAGAGGCCTATGGAGCTCTCGATCGCTATTTTTCAGGTGTCTGGCCTAAAGGTCCGGAGGAGGCCCGGCAGGAGGCCCTATCCATAGTGAAGGGGCTTTCCAAGGGATCTAAAATAGGGCTTCTTCCCAACGATTTTCTGAAGCCTCTTATGGTCTCTCATCCCGAATACAGGTCGATATTCGATGGCATCGAAAAATCCGGAGCCTTGGCCTGGGGACTCAGCGGCAGCGGCAGCGCGGTTTTCGCCTTATATCGAAAAGGTAGTCTTGCAAGGGGTAGGTTAGGTCATCTTTATGGGCTTGAATGTGTCGAAAAAATAATATTGGTGGAGTGA
- a CDS encoding Veg family protein, producing the protein MACSIQSIRQRVARYKGNTVRYRATKGRRKTEERRGVILETYPCLFTLYVESQHSKVSFSYAELLTKEVELELIKDNARTSEYL; encoded by the coding sequence ATGGCTTGTTCCATTCAATCGATTCGTCAGAGGGTGGCTCGATACAAGGGAAACACGGTGCGGTATCGTGCCACCAAGGGACGTCGCAAGACGGAGGAAAGGCGAGGGGTGATCTTGGAGACATACCCGTGTCTTTTCACCCTTTACGTGGAATCTCAACACAGCAAGGTTTCCTTCAGTTACGCTGAGTTGTTGACAAAAGAGGTGGAACTGGAGCTTATCAAGGATAACGCCAGGACCTCCGAGTATCTTTGA
- the selB gene encoding selenocysteine-specific translation elongation factor, with protein MTEEMSLVIGTAGHIDHGKTHLVKALTGVDCDRLSEERKRGITIELGFAPLELPSGRVVSVIDVPGHEKFIRQMVAGASGLDAVLLVVAADEGVMPQTREHLDIIELLGVREGFVVLTKADLVDEEMLELATDDVQDLVKGTFLQDKPILAVSSVTGDNLGAVMDEMDKLVDEVVPRDREGAFFMPIDRSFPVAGFGTVVTGTAYRGRVSQGDDMEILPAELDTRVRSLQVHGSSVDSAEAGQRVAMSLNGLSVDQLNRGDVVCASGVFRASSCLDVGLKVLPGAIEGISHWQRLRVHLGTSDVLARVAFLDRKELLPGEEAVAQLVLEEPVVASICQRFVVRFYSPLRTIGGGEVLSPYGKKARGRRAREETVARLEALMASDSREDRIAALVDFHGRIPFDDLIVQTQETRKGLAEILKDRLKSRGVSVIPVGNGIIISDGERARLEGSILKRLESFHEEHPHQEGEAADRLVNGLFADEDRKFGRAFVGWMVEGGVLISKESLLSLPGFEKEDDQAFQAKVDVLKGLCDDAGFHPPVLTDCPKALGMDEKEFSRFLTDVRRMGLFSVVDGTFLISSDVERRLLSALREVDGGITIASVRDITGSSRKFVLPLLEYLDGKGVTRRVGDRRIILGG; from the coding sequence ATGACCGAGGAGATGTCTCTAGTAATAGGTACTGCCGGGCATATAGATCACGGAAAAACCCATCTGGTCAAGGCCTTGACCGGCGTGGACTGCGACAGGCTGTCGGAGGAACGGAAACGGGGGATAACCATAGAGCTCGGCTTTGCTCCTCTGGAGCTTCCCAGCGGCCGAGTGGTCAGCGTGATAGATGTCCCCGGACACGAGAAGTTCATAAGACAGATGGTGGCGGGGGCCTCCGGCCTGGATGCCGTTTTGCTCGTGGTGGCCGCCGACGAGGGAGTTATGCCCCAGACCAGAGAGCATCTGGACATAATAGAGCTCCTCGGGGTTCGCGAGGGATTCGTGGTTTTGACCAAGGCGGACCTGGTGGACGAGGAGATGTTAGAGTTAGCGACGGACGATGTTCAGGATCTGGTCAAGGGGACTTTCCTTCAGGACAAGCCTATATTGGCTGTCTCCTCCGTTACGGGGGATAACCTGGGTGCCGTCATGGACGAGATGGACAAGCTTGTGGACGAGGTCGTCCCCAGAGATAGAGAAGGGGCCTTCTTTATGCCTATAGACAGATCCTTCCCCGTGGCGGGATTCGGAACCGTGGTGACCGGAACGGCCTACAGAGGCAGGGTATCCCAGGGCGACGACATGGAGATATTGCCGGCGGAGTTGGACACCCGGGTTAGAAGCCTACAGGTTCACGGTTCTTCGGTCGATTCCGCCGAGGCAGGTCAGAGGGTGGCCATGAGTTTGAACGGTCTTTCCGTCGATCAGCTCAACAGAGGAGACGTCGTGTGCGCCTCCGGCGTATTCAGGGCGTCCAGCTGTCTGGACGTGGGGTTGAAGGTCTTGCCGGGGGCTATAGAGGGAATTTCTCATTGGCAGAGGCTCAGGGTCCACCTGGGAACCTCGGACGTGTTGGCGAGGGTGGCTTTTCTGGACAGAAAGGAACTTCTTCCCGGAGAGGAGGCGGTCGCCCAGCTCGTCCTGGAGGAACCGGTCGTCGCCTCCATATGTCAGAGGTTTGTCGTCCGTTTTTACAGTCCTCTAAGGACCATAGGCGGAGGGGAGGTCCTTTCTCCCTACGGGAAAAAAGCTCGAGGGAGAAGGGCGAGAGAGGAGACCGTCGCCAGGCTGGAGGCGTTGATGGCCTCCGATTCCAGAGAGGATCGCATAGCGGCACTGGTGGATTTTCACGGAAGGATCCCTTTCGACGACCTGATAGTGCAGACCCAGGAGACCAGAAAAGGATTGGCCGAAATATTGAAGGACCGCCTGAAATCCAGAGGCGTTTCGGTTATCCCCGTAGGCAACGGCATAATCATCTCCGACGGAGAGAGAGCCCGACTGGAGGGCTCTATCCTGAAACGGCTGGAGTCCTTTCATGAAGAGCACCCTCACCAGGAGGGGGAGGCTGCCGACAGGTTGGTGAACGGACTTTTTGCCGATGAAGACAGAAAGTTCGGCCGGGCCTTCGTCGGTTGGATGGTAGAGGGAGGGGTACTGATATCCAAGGAATCCCTGCTCTCCCTTCCTGGGTTCGAGAAAGAGGACGATCAGGCTTTTCAGGCGAAGGTGGATGTTCTGAAGGGATTGTGCGATGATGCGGGGTTTCATCCGCCGGTTTTGACCGATTGTCCTAAAGCCCTTGGAATGGACGAAAAAGAGTTCTCCCGTTTTCTGACCGATGTCAGACGGATGGGGTTGTTCTCCGTGGTGGATGGAACGTTTTTGATTTCCTCCGATGTGGAGAGACGGCTGCTTTCCGCTCTTAGGGAGGTAGACGGAGGGATAACCATAGCTTCCGTGAGGGATATAACCGGAAGCAGTAGAAAGTTTGTCCTGCCCCTCTTGGAATATCTCGATGGCAAGGGGGTTACCAGAAGGGTGGGGGATAGAAGGATAATCTTAGGTGGTTAA
- the selA gene encoding L-seryl-tRNA(Sec) selenium transferase, whose protein sequence is MTDEDIQGLLRGIPAMEKVLNDERASRYLKYLDREGLKELCSSILNDMRVEILSGKRKQFKDEDLFSLLDDRVESMSAPSLRSVVNGTGVVVHTNLGRSCLSPEAVKAVSEVAGRYNTLEYDLEAGERGQRNSHVEWLLCKLTGAEAAVVVNNNAGAVLLCLAALSAGRSAVVSRGELVEIGGSFRIPDIMTFSGTRLVEVGTTNRTHLRDYERAVGEDTAIVMKVHPSNFRVVGFHKEVSREDLAALAEDKGVIFMEDLGSGILVDPGKLGLSGEPTVGDCIDAGVDLVTFSGDKLLGGPQIGAVVGKKKLVDSIRTYPLLRALRCDKMTLAALEATLRLYLRGNWNEIPTLAMLSLDGDAIKKRCLSLMEALDPVLEGAHMEVVAVDDAVGGGAFPATAVPGFALSVSLPDLSSGTIQERLRSCDEPAVVGARDGRILIHGRTLMEGDLDRLVRAFTSILEEESR, encoded by the coding sequence ATGACGGACGAAGATATACAGGGACTTCTTCGTGGAATTCCCGCGATGGAGAAGGTTTTGAACGATGAGAGAGCCTCTAGGTATCTCAAATATCTGGATAGAGAGGGACTGAAGGAGCTGTGTTCCTCCATATTGAACGATATGAGAGTCGAGATCCTGTCCGGAAAGAGAAAGCAATTTAAAGACGAGGATTTGTTCTCTTTACTGGACGACAGGGTCGAATCCATGTCCGCACCCAGTCTGAGATCGGTGGTGAACGGCACCGGAGTAGTGGTCCATACGAACCTTGGAAGGTCTTGTCTGTCGCCGGAGGCGGTGAAAGCGGTTTCCGAGGTCGCCGGTAGGTACAACACGCTGGAGTACGACCTAGAGGCGGGGGAAAGAGGTCAGAGGAACAGTCACGTGGAGTGGCTCCTCTGCAAGCTTACAGGAGCGGAGGCCGCCGTAGTAGTCAACAACAACGCCGGAGCCGTTCTGCTCTGCCTCGCCGCTCTCTCCGCCGGTCGATCGGCTGTGGTCTCCAGAGGGGAGCTGGTGGAGATAGGAGGTTCCTTCCGGATACCCGACATAATGACCTTTTCCGGAACCAGGCTGGTCGAGGTGGGAACTACGAACCGGACCCACCTGAGGGATTACGAGAGGGCGGTCGGCGAGGATACTGCAATAGTTATGAAGGTTCACCCTTCCAATTTCAGGGTGGTTGGGTTCCACAAGGAGGTATCTAGAGAGGACCTGGCTGCCCTTGCCGAGGATAAAGGTGTTATCTTCATGGAGGATCTCGGCAGCGGTATATTGGTCGATCCAGGCAAGCTGGGGCTATCGGGAGAGCCCACTGTCGGTGACTGTATCGATGCCGGAGTCGATCTGGTCACCTTCTCCGGAGATAAACTTTTGGGCGGACCTCAGATAGGGGCCGTGGTGGGAAAGAAAAAGCTGGTGGACTCGATTCGGACCTATCCTCTCTTAAGAGCTCTCAGGTGCGATAAGATGACTTTGGCAGCTCTCGAGGCCACCTTGAGGCTGTATCTCAGAGGGAATTGGAACGAGATACCCACCTTGGCCATGCTTTCTCTCGATGGAGATGCGATAAAAAAGAGATGCCTATCCCTCATGGAGGCTCTGGACCCGGTGCTCGAAGGGGCCCATATGGAGGTCGTAGCGGTGGACGACGCAGTCGGAGGAGGGGCCTTCCCTGCCACGGCGGTTCCCGGATTCGCTTTATCCGTATCCTTGCCCGATCTGAGCTCCGGAACTATTCAGGAAAGGCTCAGGTCCTGCGACGAACCTGCGGTGGTCGGTGCTAGAGACGGCAGGATCTTGATCCACGGCAGGACCCTGATGGAAGGAGACCTGGACCGATTGGTTCGAGCTTTTACGTCTATCCTGGAGGAGGAGTCGAGATGA
- the yedF gene encoding sulfurtransferase-like selenium metabolism protein YedF has translation MQTVDARGKMCPQPVIMTKKAIEAGASEIKVIVDNAIAGQNVTRLLKSKGFEVVLEAENDLDIAVTGIKGDGPSEGEDGTSPSEDTRGRSNGPSGDSKAIAVIITRDILGGADRDLGEILIKGFLGTLHQLDDELIPETLAFMNEGVKLALKDSSTCESIIELEKKGCRILVCGTCVNHFGIADQVGVGEISNMFDISEAMLKADSILSL, from the coding sequence ATGCAAACAGTGGATGCCAGGGGAAAGATGTGCCCTCAGCCTGTGATAATGACGAAGAAAGCCATAGAGGCGGGGGCCTCGGAGATCAAGGTGATAGTGGACAACGCCATCGCTGGACAGAACGTCACGAGACTGCTCAAAAGCAAGGGATTCGAGGTAGTCCTGGAGGCGGAAAACGACCTGGATATAGCTGTCACGGGAATCAAGGGAGACGGTCCTTCCGAGGGAGAAGATGGAACTAGCCCGTCCGAAGACACCCGAGGGAGAAGTAACGGACCATCCGGTGACAGTAAAGCCATAGCTGTCATCATCACCAGAGACATCCTGGGAGGAGCCGATAGAGATCTGGGAGAGATCCTAATAAAAGGCTTCTTAGGAACCCTTCATCAACTGGACGACGAACTTATACCGGAGACCTTGGCCTTCATGAACGAGGGAGTCAAACTGGCTCTCAAGGACAGTTCGACCTGCGAAAGTATAATCGAATTGGAGAAGAAGGGATGCAGAATATTGGTCTGCGGAACCTGCGTAAACCACTTCGGTATAGCCGATCAGGTAGGAGTCGGTGAGATATCCAACATGTTCGACATCTCCGAGGCCATGCTAAAAGCCGATTCCATACTCTCGCTGTAA
- the speD gene encoding adenosylmethionine decarboxylase, protein MTEDRIKLYGFNNLTKSLCFNMYDICYAQSLVERKEYIKYIDDEYSADRLTAILSDVADIIGATILNVAKQDYEPQGASVTMLIAEEPVPPELRGSESEREQFAAPGPLPNTVIGHLDKSHITVHTYPEQHPDNGISTFRADIDVSTCGRISPLRALNYLIHRFNPDIACIDYRVRGFTRDIDGNKYFIDHDINSIQDFISKDTINRYNMYDVNVYQENLFCTRMTLRDFDLDDYLFHISADDIRPSKKKIIMDKIKTEMAEIFSGRNLKSFN, encoded by the coding sequence ATGACGGAAGATAGAATAAAACTGTATGGTTTCAACAATCTTACCAAGAGCCTGTGCTTCAATATGTACGATATATGCTATGCTCAAAGTCTGGTGGAGCGTAAGGAATACATAAAGTATATCGACGACGAGTACTCCGCCGATAGGCTCACCGCAATATTGAGTGACGTGGCGGATATCATAGGGGCAACTATCTTGAACGTGGCCAAACAGGACTACGAGCCTCAGGGCGCCAGCGTCACGATGCTGATAGCGGAGGAGCCCGTCCCTCCGGAGCTCAGAGGCAGCGAATCTGAGAGAGAGCAGTTCGCTGCGCCTGGGCCTTTGCCCAACACCGTGATAGGTCATCTCGACAAGAGTCACATAACGGTCCATACCTACCCGGAGCAACATCCGGATAACGGCATAAGCACCTTCAGGGCCGATATAGACGTGTCTACCTGTGGAAGGATATCGCCTCTGAGGGCGTTGAATTACCTGATTCACAGGTTCAATCCCGATATCGCCTGTATAGATTATCGTGTAAGAGGGTTCACCAGAGATATAGATGGCAATAAGTACTTCATCGATCACGATATAAACTCTATACAGGACTTTATATCGAAGGACACCATAAACAGGTACAACATGTACGATGTCAACGTTTACCAGGAAAATCTTTTCTGCACCAGGATGACTCTCAGGGATTTCGACCTGGACGATTATCTGTTTCACATAAGCGCGGACGATATCCGCCCCTCAAAGAAAAAGATAATCATGGACAAGATCAAGACAGAGATGGCGGAGATCTTCTCTGGAAGGAACCTGAAGTCCTTCAACTGA
- a CDS encoding ABC transporter substrate-binding protein/permease (The N-terminal region of this protein, as described by TIGR01726, is a three transmembrane segment that identifies a subfamily of ABC transporter permease subunits, which specificities that include histidine, arginine, glutamine, glutamate, L-cystine (sic), the opines (in Agrobacterium) octopine and nopaline, etc.) has product MSRLLSVFCAFFFSLSAVTGAFASNTMSPGVLTWGGDTEGGAPYMFHHADDIGELVGYEVEIVEAIAEQMGLSTRFVQNGWDNLIPGLERHLYDVSIDGLEITPEHSDVVDFSIPYYVTHLQIAVRRDNFDITDLESCRGRVVGTLKQSYSQYVLDSLEGVDVRTYADEINAYTDLVNGRLDATLFDAPIALYYGGPMREVKFVGPEIGRIEYGIAVRKGEEELLSQVNQAIMTLRDDGTIRFILERWNLWNSLVAEEFQDLGPVKTTPDRYNGWIESHRPDATWKDTARRYVSFMPKLGRAAITTIEVSLAAMVLAVVLGLCLAIVRVFGPAPLAVLSTWYVEIIRGTPVLIQLFFIFYGLPNVGIKLDPFTAGVIGLGLNYAAYEAEIYRAGLMAVPAGQMEAALGLGMTRREALRHVVVPQAVRMVLPPVTNDFISLLKDSSLVSVITLVDLTKAYGQIATTYYDYFGTGLIVAAIYFLLGYPFIRLARWNEAKLEASLIPDRVRRQRKSGLGMRLF; this is encoded by the coding sequence ATGTCCCGCCTACTGTCGGTCTTTTGTGCGTTCTTTTTCTCTCTTTCAGCGGTTACCGGAGCTTTTGCCTCCAATACCATGTCTCCCGGCGTGCTTACCTGGGGAGGCGATACGGAGGGCGGAGCTCCCTATATGTTCCACCATGCTGACGATATAGGTGAACTCGTCGGCTACGAGGTGGAGATAGTCGAGGCCATCGCGGAACAGATGGGGCTTTCCACCAGATTCGTCCAGAACGGATGGGACAATCTCATTCCAGGTTTGGAAAGACATCTGTACGACGTATCCATAGATGGGCTGGAGATCACGCCGGAACACAGCGACGTGGTCGATTTCTCTATCCCTTATTACGTCACGCATCTCCAGATAGCGGTGAGAAGGGATAATTTCGACATAACCGATCTCGAATCCTGCAGGGGCAGGGTGGTCGGGACGTTGAAACAGTCTTACTCTCAGTACGTCCTGGATTCTCTGGAAGGGGTGGATGTCCGTACCTACGCCGACGAGATAAACGCCTACACCGATCTCGTCAACGGAAGGCTGGACGCCACCCTTTTCGACGCCCCTATCGCCCTCTATTACGGAGGTCCTATGAGAGAGGTCAAGTTCGTAGGCCCGGAGATAGGCAGGATCGAGTACGGAATAGCGGTGCGCAAAGGCGAAGAGGAGCTTCTGAGCCAGGTGAATCAGGCCATAATGACCCTCAGGGACGACGGTACTATCCGCTTTATCCTGGAGAGGTGGAACCTGTGGAACTCCCTGGTAGCAGAGGAGTTTCAGGATCTAGGGCCGGTCAAGACTACTCCGGACAGATACAACGGATGGATTGAGAGCCATAGGCCCGATGCCACATGGAAGGATACAGCTCGAAGATATGTGTCCTTCATGCCTAAGCTCGGAAGAGCTGCTATCACTACGATAGAGGTGTCGCTGGCCGCGATGGTTTTGGCGGTGGTTCTCGGATTGTGTCTCGCCATAGTCAGGGTGTTCGGTCCTGCGCCCTTGGCGGTGTTGTCTACGTGGTACGTGGAGATCATAAGAGGGACTCCCGTCTTGATTCAGCTTTTCTTCATTTTCTACGGTCTTCCAAACGTAGGCATAAAGCTCGATCCCTTCACCGCCGGGGTGATAGGTTTAGGTTTGAACTACGCCGCCTACGAGGCCGAGATATACAGGGCGGGGTTGATGGCGGTGCCAGCCGGTCAGATGGAGGCGGCCTTGGGACTGGGAATGACCAGGAGAGAGGCCCTGCGCCACGTCGTGGTTCCCCAGGCGGTCAGAATGGTGTTGCCTCCTGTGACCAACGATTTTATCTCGCTATTGAAAGATTCCTCTCTAGTCTCCGTCATAACATTGGTGGATCTAACCAAAGCTTACGGACAGATAGCTACGACCTATTACGATTATTTCGGGACGGGGTTGATCGTGGCGGCGATTTATTTTCTTTTGGGATATCCCTTCATTCGATTGGCTCGTTGGAACGAGGCCAAGCTGGAGGCCTCTCTGATTCCCGATAGGGTCCGTCGGCAGAGAAAAAGCGGTTTGGGAATGAGGCTTTTTTGA
- a CDS encoding amino acid ABC transporter ATP-binding protein: protein MKKNCEILISVEDLHKSFDDEKVLNGVSIDIKEGDLVSIIGPSGCGKSTFLRCINGLELLDSGTISVAGKTLRRDSSERQAGQRFMKTAHDMRKEIGIVFQGFNLFPHKTVIENVMLAPMVVKKKTYEEAEEIARAILSKVGLLGYAGRYPVTLSGGQAQRAAIARALAMAPKVMLYDEPTSALDPELVGEVLQVMRDLDAEGMTQVLVTHAMHFARDASDYVVFMDRGEIVEISDGDEMFSNPKNERTRNFLRHMMEVA from the coding sequence TTGAAAAAGAACTGCGAGATCCTCATAAGCGTCGAGGATCTCCACAAGAGTTTCGACGACGAGAAGGTGCTCAACGGGGTGTCTATAGACATCAAGGAGGGAGATCTGGTCTCCATAATCGGTCCTTCCGGATGTGGCAAGTCCACTTTCCTGAGGTGTATAAACGGTCTGGAGCTTCTGGACTCCGGGACAATCTCCGTAGCGGGCAAGACCCTGAGAAGAGATTCATCCGAACGGCAAGCTGGGCAGAGGTTCATGAAGACCGCTCACGATATGAGGAAAGAGATAGGCATAGTGTTCCAGGGATTCAACCTTTTTCCCCATAAAACCGTGATCGAAAACGTCATGCTGGCTCCCATGGTCGTAAAGAAGAAGACCTATGAAGAGGCGGAGGAGATAGCCAGGGCCATCCTTTCCAAGGTCGGCCTTCTGGGATACGCCGGGCGATATCCGGTTACCCTCTCCGGTGGCCAGGCTCAGAGGGCCGCCATAGCCCGGGCTCTCGCCATGGCTCCGAAGGTGATGCTTTACGACGAGCCTACCTCAGCGCTGGATCCCGAGCTGGTTGGAGAGGTCCTCCAGGTAATGAGGGATCTCGACGCAGAGGGGATGACCCAGGTACTTGTGACCCACGCCATGCATTTCGCCAGAGATGCCTCCGATTACGTCGTTTTTATGGACCGTGGCGAGATAGTCGAGATCTCCGATGGAGACGAGATGTTCTCAAACCCCAAGAACGAGCGAACCAGAAATTTCCTTCGTCACATGATGGAGGTTGCCTGA
- the murB gene encoding UDP-N-acetylmuramate dehydrogenase: MRRVLHVLESMGIPFSLDEPLKNHCTWRIGGPADLFVQPRSDEEVTAAVSAFRRNDVPWLVIGRGSNLLFDDDGFRGAILKVGRSLGGFEIREDRITVGAGTWAPCLARASASAGLSGLEHTVGIPGNVGGLIAMNGGSLRRSIGDSVEWVRFLDEDGVLKVFSPEECGFSYRRSCFQDGRRVVVEAGLRLKRSMPGEVRSEMEDVLKERKSKFPLAYPNCGSVFSNDPEIFSLWGAPGRVIELCGLKGLRLGDAMVSEKHANFIINLGDADSSDVIGLIGTIRSVVRDSIGRDIPCEVRYVEPKKGIVPLHEIFRSGDNPRFKKKEQEKRA; encoded by the coding sequence ATGAGACGAGTTCTTCATGTGTTGGAGAGCATGGGGATTCCCTTCTCCTTGGACGAACCTCTGAAAAATCACTGTACGTGGAGGATCGGAGGGCCGGCGGATCTTTTCGTCCAGCCTCGTTCCGACGAGGAAGTGACCGCCGCGGTCTCCGCCTTTCGCCGTAACGACGTGCCCTGGTTGGTGATAGGTAGAGGGTCCAACCTGCTTTTCGACGATGACGGCTTTCGAGGAGCGATACTGAAGGTCGGCAGATCGTTAGGGGGATTCGAGATCCGAGAGGACCGCATTACGGTGGGAGCCGGTACGTGGGCCCCCTGTCTGGCGAGGGCCAGCGCCTCCGCCGGACTTTCCGGACTGGAGCATACAGTCGGGATTCCAGGTAACGTCGGCGGATTGATAGCAATGAACGGAGGCAGCCTTAGAAGGTCCATCGGTGATTCTGTGGAGTGGGTTCGCTTCCTGGACGAGGACGGAGTCCTTAAAGTGTTCTCTCCCGAAGAGTGCGGCTTTTCCTACCGTCGTTCCTGTTTTCAGGATGGACGGAGGGTCGTGGTGGAGGCCGGGCTCCGTCTGAAGAGGTCGATGCCCGGAGAAGTGAGATCCGAGATGGAGGATGTGCTTAAGGAGAGAAAATCTAAATTCCCCCTGGCCTATCCGAATTGTGGATCGGTCTTCAGCAACGACCCGGAGATATTCTCCCTTTGGGGAGCTCCGGGAAGGGTAATAGAGCTTTGCGGACTCAAAGGGCTTCGACTGGGCGACGCAATGGTGAGCGAAAAACACGCTAATTTTATAATAAACCTGGGGGATGCCGATTCCTCCGACGTGATCGGTTTGATCGGAACGATTCGGTCGGTCGTTAGGGATTCCATCGGTCGAGATATTCCCTGCGAGGTCAGATATGTGGAGCCGAAAAAGGGGATAGTTCCCCTACACGAGATCTTTCGGTCAGGCGATAACCCAAGATTCAAGAAGAAGGAACAAGAAAAAAGGGCATAA